One segment of Cydia fagiglandana chromosome 12, ilCydFagi1.1, whole genome shotgun sequence DNA contains the following:
- the LOC134669614 gene encoding uncharacterized protein LOC134669614, protein MAASSELVSLDELVASSLSGLALNEFNRIHYGRTDHHAIKIKESNKQFAAENSFDIAAYEFPAKQEETRSPRLVKVGVVQHSIGTTTDKPIVEQREAIFNKIRKLITAAGEEGVNVLCLQEAWSMPFAFCTREKEPWCEFAESAEEGPSTQFLKDLAVKYDMVIVSPILERDEAHGETIWNTAVVINEQGKVVGKHRKNHIPRVGDFNESTYYFEGNTGHPVFQTKYGKIAINICYGRHHPQNWMMFGINGAEIVFNPSATVAGLSEHLWAVEARNAAIANSYFTAAINRVGTEQFPNEFTSGDGKPAHKEFGHFYGSSYVTAPDGCRTPGMSRIKDGLLIAQMDLNLCRQVKDKWGFTMTRRLDLYAESLAKAVKPDYKPQIIRNN, encoded by the coding sequence ATGGCAGCTTCTTCTGAACTTGTAAGCCTTGATGAGCTTGTAGCGAGTTCACTTTCTGGTCTGGCACTGAATGAATTTAATAGAATTCACTATGGAAGAACTGATCACCACgcaataaaaattaaagaaagcAACAAACAATTCGCTGCTGAAAACTCCTTTGATATTGCTGCTTATGAATTTCCTGCAAAGCAAGAAGAAACTAGAAGCCCAAGACTAGTGAAAGTGGGGGTAGTTCAACATTCAATTGGCACAACTACCGATAAACCTATAGTAGAGCAGAGAGAGGCTATATTTAACAAAATTCGGAAACTTATCACTGCAGCTGGCGAAGAAGGGGTAAATGTCTTATGTTTACAAGAAGCATGGAGTATGCCGTTTGCGTTTTGTACTAGAGAGAAGGAGCCTTGGTGCGAGTTTGCGGAATCTGCTGAAGAAGGACCAAGTACCCAGTTTTTAAAAGACCTGGCTGTAAAGTATGACATGGTCATTGTGTCTCCTATTCTTGAAAGAGATGAAGCTCATGGTGAAACTATATGGAATACTGCTGTAGTCATTAACGAACAGGGCAAAGTCGTTGGAAAGCATAGGAAGAATCACATTCCTCGAGTTGGTGATTTCAATGAGTCCACCTACTATTTTGAAGGCAACACAGGCCACCCGGTTTTTCAGACCAAATATGGCAAGATTGCTATAAACATTTGCTATGGCCGCCATCATCCGCAGAACTGGATGATGTTTGGTATAAATGGAGCAGAGATTGTGTTTAACCCATCGGCTACAGTAGCTGGCTTGAGTGAACATCTCTGGGCAGTGGAGGCCCGCAACGCTGCCATTGCCAACAGCTACTTTACTGCTGCCATTAACAGGGTTGGAACAGAACAATTTCCCAATGAGTTTACTTCAGGAGATGGAAAACCAGCTCACAAGGAGTTTGGCCATTTCTATGGTTCGAGCTATGTGACCGCCCCTGATGGCTGCAGAACTCCTGGTATGTCTAGAATCAAGGATGGATTGCTGATTGCACAaatggacttgaatctttgtcgTCAGGTCAAAGATAAATGGGGTTTCACAATGACTCGGCGTCTGGATCTGTATGCTGAGAGCCTTGCCAAGGCTGTTAAGCCCGATTACAAACCTCAAATTATTCGTAACAACTGA